ATCACGGACGATACCAATACTTTTAGAAGCTGTAAGGAATGGTGTTAAATTCAAGAGGAATAGAAACACCATAACGATGCAGAAGAAGAACCAAAAAGCTGCCACAATTCGACCTGACCATGATCGGGGTGATGCATCGTAACTCTGCATGAACAGGGTCGTTACAGAGAACCAAAATGAATTCCAAACATTGAAGCTTTGGCTTTGTTCCTGTGATGCTTCACCTCGCTCCGATGCCTTCTTCCATTCCTCCTTGTTGAATGCCCCGATGAAAGTCAGTACTACGGTAACAACAATCAGAGCAAAGAAATTGATTAACCAAACATCCCATCGGAATGGAAAGACAGGTGCGAAGGGGTACTCCCAGATCCAACTAGGATGTTTGACCAAGACACCGAGCTCACTCTTAATGAAAGGTACGGTGAAGTCAACATACTCATCACGTAGGGGCGTAACGGCCATGGGGGCAGCAGCGATATCAGCATACTGTAAAGAAACACATTAAGAACTTAATGAATGATCCGGCCGGAAGACAACTACTCAAAGTCCCTTGCTGCTCGATTATAAAGCCAGACTGGTGCACTTTTAATAAGAGTCTAAAATTCACTATATTTAAGCATAGAGAACGGAAGTGGCTACGAAAACACGGTAGGCCCTATGACATATGAGAAGCAGTGAGAAATAACGGGAACCGAAAACACAACAAGCACACACGGATACAATATTTTGCATAACAAAGTATGAAAAGAAAGGCAACccaaaataaacatcaaaatgGCAATAAACATCattcttcatttttaaaaaaacaaacaattcgaATGTTGAACGGTTTCGAATCTCTGTAAAGCAATTCACAATTTTTACAGCATTATTCGAAAAGGATTAGAAAAATATTGTATTGTCTTGAAAGAAGACAAGAATTAGAAAGTGTGAGTTAGTTTAAGCAACATTTGCAAGATGACAGCAAATAAAGAGAAATTGActtacacaaacaaaaagtaaaataatacaTACCCCATTGACTAGTCTTCCCATCAAGCCGCTCCAGCTATGGGAGTCGATATCGTATCTACCGTAGTCTCCATCGGAAACCAGCTCCAGTTCGTAGGAGAAATCGTGGCCAAGTTCTTCTTCCATGAGCTTCTTAAGATGTTTCAAGAACTCTGGGATGAAACCTTGGATACCGACGCGACTGTCATCCAAAAGATAAGGAGGCTCCTGTATTGGGGGAAAGAGGGGTTAAGCAAGTTAGGGTTTTAATCTTAACATTGTTGTATCTTGTGGTTGGTATCAGTTTCAAATTAGTTATCAATCTCACCTGTCAGGTCGACACAAAACAattacagtataaaaatataaatataacacAACAGGCAAGagatataaaaatgtaaaacaacagATTAAAGATTACGGGATTACGGTAAACATTCCAAAGATCAGACAACAGCACAGGAAGAATTACGAAGAGGTAAACTAAAATACAATCTATTTGTTAATGTTGGCAATGAACCCCCTTGTGAACCTATACTAAAACAACCGCCTACTTTATCGAATGTGTTTCTCATACAGGAGTCGTAATGTGATTTATACTGAATAATAACGAATCTAAACAACAAacgattttattttaacaatatgAACTTCATTCAGGCTTGATAGCTTGAAAATAGAACAATAATGATAAGTACAGCTCACGAAAACTCATGTTTGATTTTATAAGTTAAACATTGCAAACTTTGCAATACAATTTCGGGATTAGTTTCAAGAATTTTAAGAATTGGTTAAGGTGCTTTCGTCGGTGGTTCTTTTACTTCTATACTAATCCTTATAATTACACAACCGACAGTGCACAGATTTATTTTGAGAAGCTGTTTTTATGTCGAAGTCGAGCGAAATTCCACCAGATTTAGTCATATGAAAACGCACAATGGAAATATTGTCACGGTTGGTCAATACAAGAGGATTGAATGTGAAGTCTAAAGCTTTGCATTTGAACGGGCTAGATCGCTCATCCATTCATGGCACTGCCAGTCAGCAGCCCCCACAAACAGGTCAAGGGTTATTATTTACTTTAGGGTTTATTAAGGTATGTCTGTCTCCACTCAACTGCAAATGGGTGCTAGttcaaacaaacaacccaacaTCAAGTATAGACTTAAAACTGACCTTATTGATGTTGTTTGCATCAATTTAGACAATAGTGCGGCAATGTAATATCATGACGAAACGCAAGCTCTAACTCTCTAAGGTCATAAACATGATTTTTATCAAGGTTTTAGAGCTTACTTATACTACACATTGGTTAAAGTGCAAACAACAACACTGTAAGGTTCTCAAAATTATACTGAAATACCATGGATCCTTTCTCTTTGTTCTCTCTTTTCAATATTGTTTCCATACTTAtcattcacaccatgcaaagcttcaaacatcacttatgAATCAATTAGAATAAAGGACATGCTTCTACAAACTCAGAACCCTACTATTCAGATCGAATCCTCGACTAACCTCCAATGATACGATTCTTATGGTATCCACAGCAGCATTCCTAAATGGGTTCATGGATAGACGGGTTGGGCTGTGCCATTTACCGGGGTTTCTTAGCTCCCAGTTACGAATACTTTGAGTCCATTTTCCCATTGGGTGGATTTCCTTTAAAATAGAAAGGAGGAAGAatacagttaccagccaaaacccATGTTAGAATGAAAGAACTGTTTCTTGGGATATAAGTCAATATTAGATCAAATTGGGCTATTAAGCTGTAGGCCGACATTCATTAGGacaaccattttttataaataattattattattggtttattaaaagtTCAATCGAAGCCCAAGAGCTGATTGAGTTCATtgaaatatttacattaaaaagaATGTGTTTACAGAAAAATAATTCTGAAACGTGGATCTGTACACTGCCTACCTCAACAGAATTGTGAACATACACAGTTTCTCCTTTTCCCATGTAGATATCGATTGTGTAATTTGTTCGGTCGCCATTACTGTCGAAAGACACTGTGCCGCTAAGACCTTCAAATGTCACCtgcaaaggaaaaacaaaaaaatgatgtaAGACCGACCTGTGAAATGCTAGACACTGGATACAAAACGCCTCAGgtcaaatcaacatttatttccatattttaTAAGAAGGGAAAAGTCAAAACATTTAGAACAACAATTCAACTTAAGGAAAATAATCAAGAACTGGTTGAGAAAAGTaattaatgcaaacaaaaatatgaataatgCAATACATATAATACAATGTGGTGATGGTTACGGAGCAAACTAATATGGGGGACATTTACAGAAGCCGAAAAGACTTAATTTGAAATGTCAATCTTACCAATACAAAGCGAAACaaataacatcaaaaacaaaaacaacaaccaaacagTTGCAGTATGGATAAACAAACAAGCTGGCATAAAAGAATGAAAGATAAATCCGAAATAAACTCACACTCTTAAGATCTTCCTCGAGTGGGCTGACAACATAATTGTCACTTGACTGGCAAAGAATTGGAGTCCGTGGATATCTGTTGTTTCTTAACTTGTACTTCGTTAGGGCATGTTTGAATAGAACCACAGCATCATAAGAAAGTCTCAACCGAAATGGCCACTCCTCAATTGGCTCTGCTTTCTGGGTTGAAAGGTCAGACGCTACATTGTTCACAGTCTGCATCTGGAGGCGTGTTATGTAAGCCCCACCCCTTTTAATCTTCGCAACATCGTCCCAAGTCAGTGGCATGTTCTGTCATGAGATAGAATTTAAAGTTGTTGTTAGTAAAATCATCAATGTTAGGATtcttatcaaatatgacatGTTTCTTGAAGTTAATTCCAACGTAAAGTAAAGTATATGTCTTTATTATCCCTGGCAGTCCTTGTGCAAGAACGCAAGTATTGCGACATGACCagactggggattcgaacccacattctgtaaacGATAGAACTTGATTCCATCACCCTAGGCCGGTCATCAACGACACCCTACACACATCACAAAATGTATCACAGTCCACGTATCTGCATCTAGCCCTCTTTACACAATGCATGTACAgtatactataaaaaaaatctccTGTAAAATGTTAAAGGTCCATCAATATACCCACCACATTGCCAAGCATCCAATGGTAAGAATCCTTCATCATGTCCTTGTCCATAGCCTGAAGGGATAAAAAGGAaagaacagaagaaaaaaactttaaaaaagctTTAGACAAACACAATGCAATTATGTATTTACTATTAAAATacatatacaaaaatacatatcAAAAAGGCAtatcaaaaatacacaaaatgtcttattattattattattattattaaaaaatatataaaaaatacatatcaaaaatacatttcaaaaatgCATATCAAAAATACATGTCAAATTTACATAGAATCTAATTATGACACACCACTCTATATTAATCATAAAAAAGTGTCAGAGACTATTACATAATAACAAACATAGAGAGGAGACAGTTTTAATAAATTGAGGGAGTTGACATCTACTATCGTACATTTTTAGCtgataataaatgaaaaatgaaaggTAATGACGTCAGAAAACTTCACAGAATAAGGTTTATataaacatgttaaaggcagtggacactattggtaattactcaaaataattattggcatataaacgtacttggtaaagagtaatggggagaggtgatagtataaaacattgtgagaaacggctccctctgaagtgacgtagttttggaggaagaagcaattttccacgaatttgatttcgagacctcaagttcgaaatcaagcatctgaaagcacacaacttcgtgtgacaagggtgttttttctttcatagttatctcgcaactccgacgaccgaccgcgctcaaatgttcacaggtttgttattttatgcatatgttgagatacaccaagtgagaagactagtctttgacaataaccaatagtgtccactggctttaacggAATGTTTCACAACTTCCTATTGTCTGACCATTCAGAATCATCCACGAGGCCAGTACTATACCATGATTAATACTGGTAAATAGCATGACAATTATGgaataaacaacattttgaaagaaaGTAAGACAAGGTACCAACCAATCTGACAACTTCCATTGCATTCTCTTGGTATTCGCAGTAAAGTAGAAGATTCTTAACTGCGGATGTCTTCAGTGTTTGAGTCAATGCATCATGGTCCAACACGCTCAATAACTTGACATTCCAGCCGTAGGTTTCAGCAAAGTCCATCATCTTTTCAGCCATATCGAGTCCTACAAATTGGAACAATTTTAAagtgatttggttttaatcgaaatttAGACaaatttaatgattttgttgCAGTGGAAATAAAGTAACCCTTGAACTTTATTAAACTTGAAAGCCTTATACTTAAGAAGTCTGAACCacgaaacaattaaaataatacCATTTTGGGGAGAAACAAGAGGATGAAGATATGATTAAATGCGACATAAATTCAAATCATCTTTGCCTAGACATTTTACAACAGCATTTAAGCAAATAGCGATATGTTAAATGAGTATCAATCATTGTTAAAACAACTGGTTACCTCAAGTGTAAACACTTTGCTTGTTTTGTCTAGTGCCAGTTTTCTCCTTTAAATCAAACTCTATGCCCGAACCAGATAGTTTCATGACTATACAAACGTGCAATTGTTAGTTATCAATCCACAAGTTTTCTTTGGATCACGCTTTGTCTTGATCATATGAGGACATtagtgtgtgtttgttttccccTGTAATTATAGTAAGTGCTATAGTAGATAGCACAGGTGTTAAACATGTTATTGTCATATGAATCTTTCTGATGTATTGATGATCACAGTTTAAGGGTCAAATGAAGTTGCATTTCACACTCAACAAATCAATCTATTTATACCATTTATTGTTCACATCTGAAAAGGAAGAGATAATGGCATTTTAAACACCAGTTTTTAGTTGACCACAGTACAAGTTTAGGAAGTGGTTTTCACTAGCCCATAGCAACAACTACATGAAGGATGTGCTATTGTTACGGGTGAGATTGGAGGGTTTCATTAAATTAAGGAGGCAACTGGATTAATGACTTAGGTTAATCTGATATTCTAAGAAACATTGGGTATTTACAGACACTTACCAGAGTCTTGATCGTACAGAACAATGAAGTCATACCACTTGGTATAATTGATAAGCCCAACCAGCAAATCAGAAATATCATCGGTAGTGGGCAGCAATTTGATGGCTTTAGAGCCTTGAGCCTGATCTAATGCAATGGTTGGACTGACTGCATCACTGACCATCCCTCCAACGGATCGGCAATTCACGCATAGATCATTAGGAATCATAAGGCCATTGATACGAGCGGAAGCCACAGATGGACATACATCTAAAAAAAGGAAGGACAAAATGATGTCAGCTCAaaatgtgaagaagaaaaatgcccAAAAGAAAcaagcaaataataataaatcacacaaagaaacaaggagaaaatgcctttgtgccttttcaaaaacggcGCATAAAGGCTTAGAGCACACTTACCTAGTTTGAGAGCCTGGTATGGGTTAGTGCTGAACTGTTTCACGTAAGGTGGAGTTTGTGATATACGGGATTGGAAATGCGTAACTCTCAATTGATCTCCATTTCGGTCTTCTGTATTCACGTATCGAACGGCATCATCAACAATCTTCTTGTATTCATCGTCAATGTGTGATACACTGCCGTAAAAAGATTCTGCACAAAAACATCAAAGCAAAAGTCAAACTTTAAAATATGAGGTCTTTTGGTGTAGAATGACTTCTTTCACAGAATATTTTTCACAACAGGTGCTTTGCAATAGGAGCACATCATACtgataaataattaaaagtattaacaaattaataacGAATAATGGAAATATAGATTCTTTAATCAATGTGAAGGAGGGATTTAAAATGATAATACAAACATTTCAGAATACCTTCCATTTTCTAATTTCCTATTTATGTATATTTTCAGGTATTAATGGCTGATGTCGGGACAGTTATAGGGACAGTTAtagtgacgtcatgatgacgacACGTGCAGCGGTTTGATGGTATGTATTGCCGTTTAAAGagttgaaaaaaatgtttttgttgtttattgtttcaaatgatgaggcattgcatggtgatgtatcAATATATTATTGTGttctgtctttctttattttcatttttgctttaaaattgaACTCATTTCATAATAATTACTACCTTCAACATTCTAATGATTTATTGCCAACTTGAAACACATAACGAAATATAATGACTCAAATAACAAGAATGTATGGACCAGAACGATTTTTTTTTGgcgatacatgtatatagcaatGGGTCCACACTACCAGCATACCCGTTCATTTAGTAACTATTAGAGTGTCATGCCATCATTCCGCTTAGGTGACTTCTATTTAAATTAGATTCAAATTTATTATGACgtcggaaaaaaaaacactgattgTGATTGATTCTTTTTCCGAAAACCATGATTCTTGATCATGCGAAATTCAGACGCCATtttttgaaacattgtgagcatTTACTCAGAGAAAACCTTCGGTATTTGTATGTCTCACTCATTACGATCAATCAATGTTTCTGTCGTAAACTTTACAGAAATTATAACAAATATTCAAATGAGCCACTGGGAAACAatccacacaaaaacaacaactaatgGGCAAACGGATCTATAAAGTCACGACAAAGCAATTTCCCATTGAGAATCCTTATTGGTTtatgaaacagcgccctctgtctAGCACTGGGGTGTTGCCATTCCCGCGTTTTTTGACTGCAATTTCGATTAAAATACAAGTTGAAATCAACTGACAAAGAAAATTGTACGTGTAAATGTAAATTACTCTTAAATACAAGCGAAAGTGGAACTCTtcgtgtttttaaacaaaaagtttggGTATGGACCTTAGTTTGTCACGAAGTAAATAGATATGACTGTTGGTAACCTTTTGTGCTTCACTAGCAGTCACCAAGGCCCACTccaaattgtaataaaaaaatggCGCCCAAATAGAAACGACCGTTTCAGAAAACGGCAACCAGTTGCCTGCACATACCATTGGAAGGCCAGCCATCTTTTGCGCGTAACAAGTCAACCGAGACAGGCCGGTTTCAGTTGCCTTTCAATAACAATGTTGTTGTAACGCTTTATTATGCAAAGTAGACTAGTATGCAAATGAGATGCACTGTTGAGCCACACCCCAACCAGTGACTGGCCTTGCAGAGCATGGCGTGTTGATGACGGGGGTTGTGTGTGTGTCACAATAGGGAAGAGTtattgtgaataattatttagaaTAAAATAGAATATAGAATACAATTAGAGATTATTCATATGACTATTAATCAGGAAAGGTGTCCGCAAACTGATGGTTTATATCAGACGTTAATAGAAGCTGACATTAATATGTATTTCAGAactgtattaaaaaaagaaaatacaagcTTTCAGTTTTCTGCCACTAACTGTTGTGGCAGACATGTTTTGTAGTCCCAGGTTTATTCCTTATTTATGTTAAATTTAACACGATGGTTTTAATTGCTCTCCACAGTGAAAACAGCTGGGCTAATGGAGTGAAAATAACCGACAAACTCGAAAGGAGTTCGAAGgtacaatattttaaataatcaaTTACTTTAAAGATGAACAAACCAGAACAATTTATACAACTAAAAGGTTAATAACAATCTACATACGATTTCCATGTCAAATAAACAATCATAAACCATTCAAACGGCTACTCTGTCACcacaaacacaattttgttgacGAAAATTACGAGTCATTCACTAGGGCCTGTATCTCACATATAAATGTACTTCTGTGAAATGTTGGGCCTACTTACTCCCCGGCCAAAAAGAATTTAAtgaataaaggaaataaataaataaataaataaataaataaaaaaataaataaataaaaaaaataaaaaaataaataaataaataaaaaaatcaaaaataaaataaaaaaataaataaataaataaataaataaataaataaataaataaataaataaataaataaataaataaataaaataaataaccaatTAAATGGGGAAACTCTAAACCCATCTTTATTTCAAGAAGACATAAAAGCTCCATGAAAAGTTATCACATATATTTACAGTTACTTTTTAGAATTCCCAATAACAAAGTTTTGTTGTAGAAACAATTAAACCCAAGGACGTTCTGCAAACCATAAATTTAAGGAATCTTATTTACGGTCAATGGTAGTTACAAACGTCAGATTGACCCAAGTGCataaattacatgtacttcttgACCCAGTCGTGGTCAGCAGGTGTCATCCACGTCAAGATGTCCCaggaccaaaacaaaaacatatgaTAATTGTACCCAGGAATGTTGCCATACCAACGGCCAGATTGTTCGTAATCCAGCCCAGGCCTACCACAGCGGTCCAATTACTGCGATATGTAGAATGTTTTGGCTTTGGTTTAACTTCCTCCATGAAAGCAACTGCCGACCTGTAACTGACCTAAGTACCTGTACCTCAAAGCATAGATACTGAACAGTGTTTTGGCTTACCAACTGACGAAAATATCTTGCAAGTTTTATGGTTTTTATACGCGGAAACAGTTATTGATGCTattacttgtgaaaatttgaaataatgCACAGGTTTTCACAcgaacataacaaaataaagtttcGTTTTCGTTTAGTAATTTAGATTGACACGGCCAGGAACAAGTTTACACTTGTGACCTGTAAAAATCCTGACCAAACTATGATAAAATGAGCGTATGAGGACTTTTGGATAAAGGAGGAGGGAGAATTTCCCGAGAAATTGTACACAGATAACAGCA
Above is a genomic segment from Asterias rubens chromosome 10, eAstRub1.3, whole genome shotgun sequence containing:
- the LOC117295467 gene encoding glutamate receptor 2-like encodes the protein MGWRKIPLLLQALMLLIATISAEDFTFESFYGSVSHIDDEYKKIVDDAVRYVNTEDRNGDQLRVTHFQSRISQTPPYVKQFSTNPYQALKLDVCPSVASARINGLMIPNDLCVNCRSVGGMVSDAVSPTIALDQAQGSKAIKLLPTTDDISDLLVGLINYTKWYDFIVLYDQDSGLDMAEKMMDFAETYGWNVKLLSVLDHDALTQTLKTSAVKNLLLYCEYQENAMEVVRLAMDKDMMKDSYHWMLGNVNMPLTWDDVAKIKRGGAYITRLQMQTVNNVASDLSTQKAEPIEEWPFRLRLSYDAVVLFKHALTKYKLRNNRYPRTPILCQSSDNYVVSPLEEDLKSVTFEGLSGTVSFDSNGDRTNYTIDIYMGKGETVYVHNSVEEIHPMGKWTQSIRNWELRNPGKWHSPTRLSMNPFRNAAVDTIRIVSLEEPPYLLDDSRVGIQGFIPEFLKHLKKLMEEELGHDFSYELELVSDGDYGRYDIDSHSWSGLMGRLVNGYADIAAAPMAVTPLRDEYVDFTVPFIKSELGVLVKHPSWIWEYPFAPVFPFRWDVWLINFFALIVVTVVLTFIGAFNKEEWKKASERGEASQEQSQSFNVWNSFWFSVTTLFMQSYDASPRSWSGRIVAAFWFFFCIVMVFLFLLNLTPFLTASKSIGIVRDVGGLLDETAVDVGFIKDSPAYDFFKYSDVEDYRRFWEYIHAANSMYGDETTIEVRAEEAVQRVRLSNGRYALIHDKEVLKKEADRWPCDLYITGGHFALVEYGLAVQSGSPLRDQLTYAVRRLQEKGIIDEIWKNNSNNPLWVEINKEGSCQGNATIWEVQGLFSLTAVDLKGVYFILMLGMGFAVIVFVLEVLAFQLGYGPSSPGAPRDRQELQNLRSNDKMGGGGGMGQAGGAGGNEKMWI